One Megalops cyprinoides isolate fMegCyp1 chromosome 4, fMegCyp1.pri, whole genome shotgun sequence genomic window carries:
- the fam151b gene encoding protein FAM151B isoform X1: MGARFHICSGRCRVYFITLFLIILAALTILNLESKTLTSSNSTGRMSEQTLDYFISKRQIKERDAANIAWYHAANSKSKIAEALASSAHMIEADILLRGNDPKEPVMAHPPETDSDISLREWLKEVVTSDKGIKLDFKSPQAVAPSMDLLEEVRGQLRGPVWINADVLPGPGGKATPLEARAFLEAVGPLHPGDVLSLGWTTGWSPDADNPGYSWEMVREMEEVCGALKQPVTFPVRAALLPQSFPQLQWLLQQSDRYSLTVWTGQSDRLVMEDLLVYRQKVDKSRVYYDLLESQSNTFRNLPGYS; this comes from the exons ATGGGCGCAAGGTTTCACATTTGTAGCGGGCGATGTCGTGTGTATTTTATCACGCTATTTTTGATTATTCTTGCAGCACTGACCATTTTGAACTTGGAATCAAAGACACTGACTTCCTCCAATTCTACAG GCAGGATGAGTGAACAGACCTTGGACTACTTTATCAGCAAAAGGCAAATTAAAGAGCGAGACGCAGCAAATATCGCGTGGTACCATGCTGCCAACAGCAAGTCCAAAATCGCCGAGGCGCTTGCAA GCTCTGCCCACATGATAGAGGCTGACATTCTTCTGAGGGGTAATGATCCCAAGGAGCCAGTTATGGCCCATCCTCCTGAGACTGACAGTGACATCAGCCTGCGTGAATGGCTCAAGGAGGTGGTGACATCTGACAAGGGAATAAAGTTAGACTTCAAAAG CCCTCAAGCAGTGGCGCCCTCTATGGATCTGTTGGAGGAAGTGCGAGGGCAGTTGCGTGGCCCTGTGTGGATAAATGCAGACGTCCTCCCTGGCCCTGGGGGGAAGGCCACGCCGCTGGAGGCCCGGGCCTTCCTGGAGGCAGTGGGCCCTCTGCATCCTGGGGACGTCCTGTCACTCGGCTGGACCACAGGCTGGAGCCCGGATGCAGACAACCCAG GCTACAGCTGGGAGATGGTGcgggagatggaggaggtgtGCGGGGCCCTGAAGCAGCCGGTCACCTTCCCTGTCCGTGCAGCTCTTCTACCCCAGTCCTTCCCTCAGCTCCAGTGGCTCCTTCAGCAGTCTGACAG GTACAGCCTGACTGTGTGGACAGGTCAGAGTGACAGGCTGGTGATGGAGGACCTCCTGGTCTATAGACAGAAGGTAGACAAGAGCAGGGTCTACTATGACCTTCTGGAATCCCAGAGTAACACTTTCAGGAATCTCCCAGGTTACTCTTAA
- the fam151b gene encoding protein FAM151B isoform X2, whose product MSEQTLDYFISKRQIKERDAANIAWYHAANSKSKIAEALASSAHMIEADILLRGNDPKEPVMAHPPETDSDISLREWLKEVVTSDKGIKLDFKSPQAVAPSMDLLEEVRGQLRGPVWINADVLPGPGGKATPLEARAFLEAVGPLHPGDVLSLGWTTGWSPDADNPGYSWEMVREMEEVCGALKQPVTFPVRAALLPQSFPQLQWLLQQSDRYSLTVWTGQSDRLVMEDLLVYRQKVDKSRVYYDLLESQSNTFRNLPGYS is encoded by the exons ATGAGTGAACAGACCTTGGACTACTTTATCAGCAAAAGGCAAATTAAAGAGCGAGACGCAGCAAATATCGCGTGGTACCATGCTGCCAACAGCAAGTCCAAAATCGCCGAGGCGCTTGCAA GCTCTGCCCACATGATAGAGGCTGACATTCTTCTGAGGGGTAATGATCCCAAGGAGCCAGTTATGGCCCATCCTCCTGAGACTGACAGTGACATCAGCCTGCGTGAATGGCTCAAGGAGGTGGTGACATCTGACAAGGGAATAAAGTTAGACTTCAAAAG CCCTCAAGCAGTGGCGCCCTCTATGGATCTGTTGGAGGAAGTGCGAGGGCAGTTGCGTGGCCCTGTGTGGATAAATGCAGACGTCCTCCCTGGCCCTGGGGGGAAGGCCACGCCGCTGGAGGCCCGGGCCTTCCTGGAGGCAGTGGGCCCTCTGCATCCTGGGGACGTCCTGTCACTCGGCTGGACCACAGGCTGGAGCCCGGATGCAGACAACCCAG GCTACAGCTGGGAGATGGTGcgggagatggaggaggtgtGCGGGGCCCTGAAGCAGCCGGTCACCTTCCCTGTCCGTGCAGCTCTTCTACCCCAGTCCTTCCCTCAGCTCCAGTGGCTCCTTCAGCAGTCTGACAG GTACAGCCTGACTGTGTGGACAGGTCAGAGTGACAGGCTGGTGATGGAGGACCTCCTGGTCTATAGACAGAAGGTAGACAAGAGCAGGGTCTACTATGACCTTCTGGAATCCCAGAGTAACACTTTCAGGAATCTCCCAGGTTACTCTTAA
- the ankrd34bb gene encoding ankyrin repeat domain 34Bb, whose product MEDVMEVRTDGNSLLKAVYLCRLRLTRLLLEGGAYINESNERGETPLMVACKTKHADQQSVPKAKMVKYLLENGADPNIQDKSGKTALMHACLERAGVEVVSLLLTSGADPSLEDHSSSSALVYAVNANDKDTLKVLLDACKAKGKEVIIITTDKLPSGRQMTKQYLNVPPPPDLEDRLHYSPLACMSPSEIEFRTSPLATTSQGDKRIFSFKDCQGGPGSATSSQPGSPTRDLNPMHSGVAKLLHLQRLHSEPWLKIPPTLLLQQNKACSLTEDLLDITPEEELSFRINGLTFPKAPITRHQSIDVKDATGLSRALEQAGANGGRGKGAGGLGRKMSYDDISSSHSASHPDLHRNSAGAAPVPVDKDPDCLPNLAVSSLRNIVQRRNIGMDHYSSDSQLPQFSSHPLEDCRGAAEKRKLVSTRSSTLCGSRESLESMSRRSAGALERRGSGALLLDHISQTRPGYLPPLNPHTPIPDIGVNAAGTSGAPGGSSGGGLVKPVPGGSVTPGPKPLIPCAPSFPRDLKAKKMLLRRHSMQTEQIKQLANFEEIFGH is encoded by the coding sequence ATGGAGGACGTGATGGAGGTGCGCACGGACGGCAACTCCCTCCTGAAGGCCGTCTACCTGTGCCGCCTTCGGCTGACCCGCCTCCTGCTGGAGGGCGGGGCCTACATCAACGAGAGCAACGAGCGCGGGGAGACGCCACTTATGGTCGCCTGCAAGACCAAGCACGCCGACCAGCAGAGTGTGCCAAAGGCCAAGATGGTCAAGTACCTGCTGGAGAACGGTGCCGACCCCAACATCCAGGACAAGTCCGGGAAGACTGCCCTGATGCATGCCTGCCTGGAGCGGGCCGGCGTGGAGGTGGTGTCCCTGCTGCTGACCAGCGGGGCCGACCCCAGCCTGGAGGACCACTCCAGCTCCTCCGCCCTGGTCTACGCAGTCAACGCCAATGACAAGGACACCCTGAAGGTGCTGCTGGATGCCTGCAAGGCCAAGGGGAAGGAGGTTATCATCATCACCACGGACAAGCTGCCCTCCGGCCGGCAGATGACCAAGCAGTACCTCAACGTGCCCCCGCCTCCCGACCTGGAGGACCGTCTCCACTATTCCCCCCTGGCCTGCATGTCTCCCTCTGAAATTGAGTTCCGCACCTCGCCCCTGGCCACCACCTCCCAGGGGGATAAACGCATTTTCAGCTTCAAGGACTGCCAGGGGGGTCCCGGCAGCGCCACCTCCTCCCAGCCCGGGTCACCGACGCGCGACCTGAACCCGATGCACAGTGGCGTGGCCAAGCTCCTGCATCTGCAGAGGCTGCACTCCGAGCCTTGGCTGAAGATCCCCCCGACCCTGCTCCTGCAGCAGAACAAGGCCTGCTCTCTAACGGAGGACCTGCTGGACATCACCCCCGAGGAGGAGCTCTCCTTCAGGATCAATGGGCTGACCTTCCCCAAGGCGCCTATCACCCGCCACCAGAGCATCGACGTCAAAGACGCCACAGGCCTGAGCAGGGCCCTGGAGCAGGCCGGTGCCAACGGGGGCCGGGGGAAAGGAGCAGGAGGCCTGGGCCGCAAGATGTCGTACGACGATATCTCCTCCTCGCACTCCGCCTCGCACCCGGACCTCCACCGCAACAGCGCCGGTGCCGCCCCCGTCCCCGTGGACAAGGACCCCGACTGCCTCCCCAACCTGGCCGTGTCCAGCCTGCGCAACATCGTCCAGCGGCGCAATATCGGGATGGACCACTACAGCTCCGACTCCCAGCTGCCCCAGTTCAGCAGCCACCCGCTGGAGGACTGCAGGGGCGCAGCGGAGAAGAGGAAGCTGGTGTCCACGCGCTCCTCCACGCTGTGTGGCTCCCGGGAATCCCTGGAGAGCATGTCACGGAGGAGTGCCGGCGCGCTGGAGCGCCGCGGCTCAGGGGCCCTGCTCCTGGATCACATCTCCCAGACCAGGCCTGGGTACCTGCCTCCACTGAACCCGCACACGCCCATCCCTGACATTGGAGTCAACGCCGCCGGCACCTCCGGGGCTCCCGGtggcagcagcggcggcggccTGGTGAAGCCCGTACCTGGGGGCTCCGTCACTCCGGGGCCCAAACCCCTGATCCCCTGTGCCCCCAGCTTCCCTCGGGATCTCAAGGCCAAGAAGATGCTGCTGAGACGTCATTCCATGCAGACGGAGCAGATCAAACAGCTGGCTAATTTCGAGGAGATCTTCGGCCACTGA
- the dhfr gene encoding dihydrofolate reductase isoform X3 — protein MAPEKTQCCFIFSDEMKYFQKMTMTPTVEGIKNRMQNVVIMGRKTWFSIPAQNRPLKDRINIVLSRQMKEPPAGAHYLASDLRSALSLLDNAEIAARADQVWVIGGSSVYKEVMESPSRQRLFVTRILQQFDCDTFLPRISPEKFRLLSEFPDVPKAMQEEDGIQYKYEVYESVEI, from the exons ATGGCACCCGAAAAGACTCAG tgctgtttcattttcagtgatgaaatgaaatatttccagAAGATGACAATGACACCTACGGTGGAAGGTATAAAAAACA GGATGCAGAATGTTGTGATTATGGGAAGGAAGACCTGGTTCTCCATTCCCGCTCAGAACAGACCCTTAAAGGACCGGATCAACATTGTGCTCAGCAGGCAAATGAA GGAGCCCCCAGCAGGAGCACACTACCTGGCCTCTGACCTGAGGTCAGCGCTCAGCCTGCTGGACAACGCCGAAATAGCAGCGCGAGCCGACCAAGTGTGGGTGATCGGAGGCAGCTCAGTTTACAAG GAAGTGATGGAGAGCCCGAGCAGGCAACGCCTGTTTGTGACCCGGATCCTGCAGCAGTTTGACTGCGACACATTTCTGCCCCGGATCAGTCCAGAAAAGTTCCGGCTCTTGTCCGA gtttCCAGACGTACCAAAGGCAATGCAGGAGGAAGACGGGATTCAGTACAAATATGAAGTGTATGAAAGTGTGGAAATATGA
- the dhfr gene encoding dihydrofolate reductase isoform X5, translated as MQNVVIMGRKTWFSIPAQNRPLKDRINIVLSRQMKEPPAGAHYLASDLRSALSLLDNAEIAARADQVWVIGGSSVYKEVMESPSRQRLFVTRILQQFDCDTFLPRISPEKFRLLSEFPDVPKAMQEEDGIQYKYEVYESVEI; from the exons ATGCAGAATGTTGTGATTATGGGAAGGAAGACCTGGTTCTCCATTCCCGCTCAGAACAGACCCTTAAAGGACCGGATCAACATTGTGCTCAGCAGGCAAATGAA GGAGCCCCCAGCAGGAGCACACTACCTGGCCTCTGACCTGAGGTCAGCGCTCAGCCTGCTGGACAACGCCGAAATAGCAGCGCGAGCCGACCAAGTGTGGGTGATCGGAGGCAGCTCAGTTTACAAG GAAGTGATGGAGAGCCCGAGCAGGCAACGCCTGTTTGTGACCCGGATCCTGCAGCAGTTTGACTGCGACACATTTCTGCCCCGGATCAGTCCAGAAAAGTTCCGGCTCTTGTCCGA gtttCCAGACGTACCAAAGGCAATGCAGGAGGAAGACGGGATTCAGTACAAATATGAAGTGTATGAAAGTGTGGAAATATGA
- the dhfr gene encoding dihydrofolate reductase isoform X2, which produces MSRLLNCIVAVCPDMGIGNNGNLPWHPKRLSDEMKYFQKMTMTPTVEGMQNVVIMGRKTWFSIPAQNRPLKDRINIVLSRQMKEPPAGAHYLASDLRSALSLLDNAEIAARADQVWVIGGSSVYKEVMESPSRQRLFVTRILQQFDCDTFLPRISPEKFRLLSEFPDVPKAMQEEDGIQYKYEVYESVEI; this is translated from the exons ATGTCTCGCTTGCTGAACTGCATCGTTGCAGTTTGTCCAGATATGGGAATCGGGAATAATGGAAATCTTCCATGGCACCCGAAAAGACTCAG tgatgaaatgaaatatttccagAAGATGACAATGACACCTACGGTGGAAG GGATGCAGAATGTTGTGATTATGGGAAGGAAGACCTGGTTCTCCATTCCCGCTCAGAACAGACCCTTAAAGGACCGGATCAACATTGTGCTCAGCAGGCAAATGAA GGAGCCCCCAGCAGGAGCACACTACCTGGCCTCTGACCTGAGGTCAGCGCTCAGCCTGCTGGACAACGCCGAAATAGCAGCGCGAGCCGACCAAGTGTGGGTGATCGGAGGCAGCTCAGTTTACAAG GAAGTGATGGAGAGCCCGAGCAGGCAACGCCTGTTTGTGACCCGGATCCTGCAGCAGTTTGACTGCGACACATTTCTGCCCCGGATCAGTCCAGAAAAGTTCCGGCTCTTGTCCGA gtttCCAGACGTACCAAAGGCAATGCAGGAGGAAGACGGGATTCAGTACAAATATGAAGTGTATGAAAGTGTGGAAATATGA
- the dhfr gene encoding dihydrofolate reductase isoform X1, protein MSRLLNCIVAVCPDMGIGNNGNLPWHPKRLSDEMKYFQKMTMTPTVEGIKNRMQNVVIMGRKTWFSIPAQNRPLKDRINIVLSRQMKEPPAGAHYLASDLRSALSLLDNAEIAARADQVWVIGGSSVYKEVMESPSRQRLFVTRILQQFDCDTFLPRISPEKFRLLSEFPDVPKAMQEEDGIQYKYEVYESVEI, encoded by the exons ATGTCTCGCTTGCTGAACTGCATCGTTGCAGTTTGTCCAGATATGGGAATCGGGAATAATGGAAATCTTCCATGGCACCCGAAAAGACTCAG tgatgaaatgaaatatttccagAAGATGACAATGACACCTACGGTGGAAGGTATAAAAAACA GGATGCAGAATGTTGTGATTATGGGAAGGAAGACCTGGTTCTCCATTCCCGCTCAGAACAGACCCTTAAAGGACCGGATCAACATTGTGCTCAGCAGGCAAATGAA GGAGCCCCCAGCAGGAGCACACTACCTGGCCTCTGACCTGAGGTCAGCGCTCAGCCTGCTGGACAACGCCGAAATAGCAGCGCGAGCCGACCAAGTGTGGGTGATCGGAGGCAGCTCAGTTTACAAG GAAGTGATGGAGAGCCCGAGCAGGCAACGCCTGTTTGTGACCCGGATCCTGCAGCAGTTTGACTGCGACACATTTCTGCCCCGGATCAGTCCAGAAAAGTTCCGGCTCTTGTCCGA gtttCCAGACGTACCAAAGGCAATGCAGGAGGAAGACGGGATTCAGTACAAATATGAAGTGTATGAAAGTGTGGAAATATGA
- the dhfr gene encoding dihydrofolate reductase isoform X4: protein MAPEKTQCCFIFSDEMKYFQKMTMTPTVEGMQNVVIMGRKTWFSIPAQNRPLKDRINIVLSRQMKEPPAGAHYLASDLRSALSLLDNAEIAARADQVWVIGGSSVYKEVMESPSRQRLFVTRILQQFDCDTFLPRISPEKFRLLSEFPDVPKAMQEEDGIQYKYEVYESVEI, encoded by the exons ATGGCACCCGAAAAGACTCAG tgctgtttcattttcagtgatgaaatgaaatatttccagAAGATGACAATGACACCTACGGTGGAAG GGATGCAGAATGTTGTGATTATGGGAAGGAAGACCTGGTTCTCCATTCCCGCTCAGAACAGACCCTTAAAGGACCGGATCAACATTGTGCTCAGCAGGCAAATGAA GGAGCCCCCAGCAGGAGCACACTACCTGGCCTCTGACCTGAGGTCAGCGCTCAGCCTGCTGGACAACGCCGAAATAGCAGCGCGAGCCGACCAAGTGTGGGTGATCGGAGGCAGCTCAGTTTACAAG GAAGTGATGGAGAGCCCGAGCAGGCAACGCCTGTTTGTGACCCGGATCCTGCAGCAGTTTGACTGCGACACATTTCTGCCCCGGATCAGTCCAGAAAAGTTCCGGCTCTTGTCCGA gtttCCAGACGTACCAAAGGCAATGCAGGAGGAAGACGGGATTCAGTACAAATATGAAGTGTATGAAAGTGTGGAAATATGA